One stretch of Sphingobacteriales bacterium DNA includes these proteins:
- a CDS encoding O-acetyl-ADP-ribose deacetylase codes for MKNFSDLLRKISIIQGDITLMECDAIVNAANTSLLGGGGVDGAIHRAAGPELLAECRQLNGCPTGKAKITKGYHLPAKYVIHTVGPVWRGGQHHEDELLASCYAESLKLAQENDIRSIAFPAISTGIYGFPKERAANIAVNTVLDYLENYSTIDKVIFVCFSHQDREIYEETIRRMEI; via the coding sequence ATGAAGAATTTCAGCGATTTACTCAGAAAAATCAGCATTATTCAGGGAGATATTACCCTGATGGAATGTGATGCCATTGTGAATGCAGCCAACACCAGCCTGCTTGGAGGCGGAGGGGTTGACGGAGCAATTCATAGGGCAGCAGGGCCGGAACTTCTTGCGGAATGCAGGCAACTGAACGGCTGCCCCACCGGCAAAGCTAAAATCACCAAAGGCTATCACTTACCGGCAAAGTACGTCATACACACAGTAGGGCCGGTATGGAGAGGCGGACAACACCATGAAGATGAGCTACTTGCCTCCTGCTATGCTGAATCCTTGAAACTGGCTCAGGAAAACGATATTAGAAGCATCGCTTTTCCCGCTATCAGTACCGGTATTTATGGCTTCCCAAAAGAGAGAGCCGCTAACATCGCGGTAAATACTGTGCTCGACTATCTGGAAAACTATTCCACCATTGATAAGGTCATTTTTGTCTGTTTCAGCCATCAGGACAGGGAAATTTATGAAGAAACCATCAGGAGGATGGAGATTTAA